CGCCGCAGGCGGCGGGGGCGGGGGAGGGACCGGCGTGGTCATGCGGGCTCAGCTGCCCGGCAGCTCGCGCAGGAGGTAGCCGACACCGCGCTTCGTCTGGATGAGCGGGCGCGGCTTGACGCCGTCGACCGGAGCGTCGATCTTGCGACGCAGGTAGGAGATGTACGACTCGACGATGTTCGCGTCGCCCGCCCAGTCGTACTGCCAGACGTGGTCGAGGATCTGCGCCTTCGACAGCACCCGGTTGGGGTTGAGCATGAGGTAGCGCAGCAGCTTGAACTCGGTCGGGGACAGGTCGATCAGGCGACCGCCGCGGCGCACCTCGTGCGTGTCGTCGTCGAGCTCGAGGTCCGCGAAGCGCAGGACGGCGTCGCTGACCGCGGTGTCGTCGCCGCGGGTGCGGCGCAGCACCGCGCGGATCCGCGCGATGACCTCCTCGAGCGAGAAGGGCTTGGTCACGTAGTCGTCGCCGCCGACGGTCAGACCCGTGATCTTGTCCTGCGTGTCGTCGCGCGCCGTGAGGAAGAGGACCGGCATCGTCTGCCCCTTCTCCCGCATGCGCGTCGTCACGGTGAAGCCGTCCATGTCGGGGAGCATGACGTCGAGCAGGACGAGGTCCGGCTGGACCTCGCGCGCGAGGCGCAGCGCGGTCGCGCCGTCGGGAGCCGTGTGGATCTCGAAGCCCGCGAACCTCAGGGAGGTCGCAAGGAGCTCACGGATGTTCGGCTCGTCGTCGACGACGAGAAGGCGCGCCTCGGTCGTGGTCATGTCTCCAGCATGCTCCGCGATTCTGAGAACTGCCTGAGACGCGACTGAGGGGGTGTGCACCGGGCGCGCCGCGCCCGGCACACCGGGCGGTGTGCGTCAGAGGAAACGCAGCGGGTCGAACTCCTCGATCGGGATGATGCGCACGCGCGGCAGGATCGTGTTGAACGCGTTGACGTCGCCCTCGAGGTCGAAGAACTCGAGGCCACGGTCGGCGAGCTCCGCCATGTGCGAGTTGACGAACTCGCGGAAGCACAGGACCGCGACCCGGCGGGTGGCGTCGAGCAGCGCGTCAACCTGCGGGATGAAGTCCCCGTCGTGGCTCGCCAGGATGACGTCGGCGTCGCGGGGGACGAGCGCCTCGAGGGTGCGCTGGATACCCATGTCGACGACCTTGAGTCCCGGGCCGCCCGCGAGGGGGATCGGCCGGTAGCTCATCGCGAGGAGCGCCTGCACGAACGGCATCGGCATCTGGCCCGACGTCGCGTTGAGGAAGAAGAGTCCCTGGACGGGCTGGTCCCACACGCTCGCCGCGAAGTCGCTGATGCGGTCCCAGCGGGGCCGCTCGTCCGGCGTGGGCCGGTGGCCCAGCACGTTGACGCCGAGGGTGGCGTCGATGTTCTCACCGTCGACGATGAGATAGGTCTTGCGCGGGGCCGTGCTCACATCCGACATACCTCGATCCTAGTGGTCCGACGTCGCCGCCCGGTCGGGACCTGGACGGGCGGCTTGCACGTGCCGAGCGGCGCGGCTTAGCGTCCCTCCCATGCCTGAGAGCCCTTCCACACCGGTGCGCCCGACCGTCACGGTCGTCCAGAGCTGCGCGGACTCGCCCCTCGGGGCGCTCGCGGCCCCGCTCGAGGAGCACGTGGACGTGCGCGTCGTGCGCCCGTTCGACGGCGACGTCGTCCCGGACGTGCACGGCTGCGACGCAGGGCTCGTCGTGCTCGGCGGGTCGGCGAGCGTGCTCGACGACGCGGCCGCGCCCTGGCTGCCCGCGCTGCGCGCCCTGCTGGCCGACGCCGTGGCGTCCGACCTGCCGACCCTCGCGACCGGTCTCGGCGCGCAGCTCCTCACCGTCGCGTGCGGCGGCCGGGTCGCCCTCGACGCCCCGCCCGGCCTCGAGGCCGGCGTCGTCGAGCTCTCCTGGCGGCCCGAGGCCGCCGAGGACCCGATGTTCGGCGCGGTCGCCCGACGCGCGGGCGTCGACGACGGGACCGGCCCCGTGCGTCGCGGCGAGCCGACGCTCGTCGCGACGATGCACTCCGACGCGATCGTCGAACTGCCGGCTGGTGCCACGTGGCTCGCGTCGTCGGCGATGTACCCGTTCCATGCGTTCCGGCTCAGGTCGGCCGTCGCTGTCCAGTTCCGGCCCGAGGGCGACGCCGACCTGCTCGCGACCTGGGTGCGTGCCGCGGGTCTCGATGCGACCGAGATCGTGATGGACGCGATCGCCCACGCGGCCCGTCTGACCGACCTGACGTGCACGATCACCCGAACGTTCGTGGAACACACCGGCGCAGTGTGCTCCGGCATGTCGGCTGTTGTGTGACACTTCTTCCGTTGCCTGCGGCGGCTGGCCCCCGACAGCCCGCCCGGTACGGCCGTGGCCCCGGTACGTCCTAGGACGCATCGGGGCCACGTTGCTGTCCGAGGCAGCTCGCTGCGGCGTCAGCCGTGCTCGGGCGCCTCGATCTGAGCAGCCTGGATGCCGCCGACGGCGCCGCGGTTCTTGAGCGCAGCGAGGCGCGCCTCGATCTCGATCTGACCGGCGTCGGCCTCGAGCTCGGCGAACTGCGAGTCGAGCGAGGACGCGGCGAGCTCCGCGTGCCCCTGGGCGAGCGCCTCCTCGCGCCGCACCTTCTCCTCGAAGCGGGAGAGCTCGCTCGTCGGGTCGAGGACGTTGATCGAGGAGATCGCGCCCTGGACGGCGTTCTGCGCCTGCGCCGACTTCTGGCGGGCGACGAGCTGGTCGCGGCGCGTCTTGAGCTCGCCGAGCTTGTCCTTCATGAGCGCGAGCCCGCTCTTGAGCTTCTCGACCGTGTCGTTCTGCGCGGCGATCATCGGCTCGGCCTGCTTCGCCTCGGACTCCGCGGCGATCTGCTTCGACAGCGCGACCTTGGCGAGGTTGTCGAACTTGTCGGCCTCCGCCGTGTTGCCCTGCGCACGGAACTGGTCCGCGCGGCTCGAGGCGGCGAGCGCCTTGTTGCCCCAGTCGGCCGCCGCGGCGACGTCTTCCTGGTAGTCCTTCTCGGCGAGACGCAGGTTGCCGATGGTCTGCGCGACGGCCTGCTCGGCCTCCGCGATGTTGTTCGTGTAGTCGCGGATGAGCTGGTCGATCATCTTCTGAGGATCCTCGGCCTTGTCGAGGAGCGCGTTGATGTTGGCCTTGGCCAGCTGGGTGACGCGTCCGAAGATGCTCTGCTTCTCAGCCATGGTGTCGCCTTCCTGATACGGGATGCTGCCGGTCTGTGCCTTGTTGGTCTGTGCGGCCCTGCTGGGACGTGCGGTGCGGCGTCGCCCGGGCCGTGGGCGTCGCTCGTGCCTCGTCAGAAGCGGCCGCCGCCGCCGCTGAATCCTCCGCCACCTCCGCCGCCGAAGCCGCCGCCCCCGAAGCCGCCTCCGCCGAACCCGCCACCGCCGAAGCCGCCGCTGCGCCCGCCGCCGAGGATCTCGCCGAGGATGATGCCTCCGAGGATGAGGCCTGCGTTGTTGTTGCCGCCACCGCCGCCGAACGGTGTGTTCTGGTTGTTCTGCCAGCGGTCGACGTCCTGCCGGGCCATCGTCTGCGCCTGCGTCGCGAGCTGCTGCGCGAGCTGAGCGGCGGACAGCGCCTGGACCGGGTCGGTCGGGCGGAGCTGGTGGGCGTTGCCCAGGTGACGGATCGCCTCGGAGAGGCGCGTGCGCGCCTCCGGCCCGACGGCGCCGCGACGGGTCTCGATGAACTGGTTCGTCGCGCGGATCTGCGAGTCGACCTGGCCCAAGAGGGAGTCGAGAAGAGCCTCGGCGCGCCTGCGCTGCTCGTCGGCCTCCCGGTAGGTCGCGAGGGCGCCGTCGATCTGCGCCTCGGCGTGCGTGAGCTCGGCGAGCGCGGCGAGCGGGTCA
This genomic window from Flavimobilis soli contains:
- a CDS encoding response regulator transcription factor → MTTTEARLLVVDDEPNIRELLATSLRFAGFEIHTAPDGATALRLAREVQPDLVLLDVMLPDMDGFTVTTRMREKGQTMPVLFLTARDDTQDKITGLTVGGDDYVTKPFSLEEVIARIRAVLRRTRGDDTAVSDAVLRFADLELDDDTHEVRRGGRLIDLSPTEFKLLRYLMLNPNRVLSKAQILDHVWQYDWAGDANIVESYISYLRRKIDAPVDGVKPRPLIQTKRGVGYLLRELPGS
- a CDS encoding NYN domain-containing protein — translated: MSDVSTAPRKTYLIVDGENIDATLGVNVLGHRPTPDERPRWDRISDFAASVWDQPVQGLFFLNATSGQMPMPFVQALLAMSYRPIPLAGGPGLKVVDMGIQRTLEALVPRDADVILASHDGDFIPQVDALLDATRRVAVLCFREFVNSHMAELADRGLEFFDLEGDVNAFNTILPRVRIIPIEEFDPLRFL
- a CDS encoding type 1 glutamine amidotransferase, coding for MPESPSTPVRPTVTVVQSCADSPLGALAAPLEEHVDVRVVRPFDGDVVPDVHGCDAGLVVLGGSASVLDDAAAPWLPALRALLADAVASDLPTLATGLGAQLLTVACGGRVALDAPPGLEAGVVELSWRPEAAEDPMFGAVARRAGVDDGTGPVRRGEPTLVATMHSDAIVELPAGATWLASSAMYPFHAFRLRSAVAVQFRPEGDADLLATWVRAAGLDATEIVMDAIAHAARLTDLTCTITRTFVEHTGAVCSGMSAVV
- a CDS encoding PspA/IM30 family protein; the protein is MAEKQSIFGRVTQLAKANINALLDKAEDPQKMIDQLIRDYTNNIAEAEQAVAQTIGNLRLAEKDYQEDVAAAADWGNKALAASSRADQFRAQGNTAEADKFDNLAKVALSKQIAAESEAKQAEPMIAAQNDTVEKLKSGLALMKDKLGELKTRRDQLVARQKSAQAQNAVQGAISSINVLDPTSELSRFEEKVRREEALAQGHAELAASSLDSQFAELEADAGQIEIEARLAALKNRGAVGGIQAAQIEAPEHG